In Laspinema palackyanum D2c, the genomic stretch TAATCACAGCGCGATGGATTACCCGTCCCCTGTGGCAACTGAGTCAAGCGAGTATGGCGATCGCCAATGGAGATTTTGAACGCCGGGTTTGGGTTGATCGGTCCGATGAATTGGGGAACTTAGCCAAAGCCTTTAATCAGATGAGTGCTCAACTCAAATCCTCCCATGAACAACTCGCGGAATATTCGCGATCGCTAGAACGAAAAGTCAGCGATCGGACCCAAGCACTTCAAGCCGAACAAGAAAAATCAGAACAATTATTACTCAATATCTTCCCCGCCGCCATTGCCAAACGCTTAAAAGACAATCAAACTGCGATCGCAGACTATTTCCCCGATGTTACCATTTTATTTGCTGACATTGTAGGATTTACAACCCTCTCCTCTCGCGTCTCTCCCATTCAGTTAGTCTCATGGCTGAATCATATTTTTTCCACCTTCGATCGCCTTGCCGAAAAATATGGATTAGAAAAAATCAAAACCATCGGAGACGCCTATATGGTCGTGGGGGGATTGCCGGTACAACGTCCTGATTCCGCCGAGGCGATCGCAGAAATGGCCCTAGAAATGCTGAAAGCCGTCCAAGAATTTTGCATCATCACCGGCCAAGACTTTCAAATCAGAATCGGCATCAATACCGGACCCGTCGTCGCCGGAGTCATTGGCCTCAAAAAATTCATCTACGACCTCTGGGGAGACACCGTAAACGTAGCATCCCGCATGGAATCCTCCGGCCTTCCCGGTAAAATTCAAGTCACCACCGAAAC encodes the following:
- a CDS encoding adenylate/guanylate cyclase domain-containing protein, encoding YDVRCYVCHGFKIFLNSPILPAECGIKGDRKFVQVVPFSEGENLDWLIVVVVPESDFMERIQANTRTTIHLSLVALILAIGVGLITARWITRPLWQLSQASMAIANGDFERRVWVDRSDELGNLAKAFNQMSAQLKSSHEQLAEYSRSLERKVSDRTQALQAEQEKSEQLLLNIFPAAIAKRLKDNQTAIADYFPDVTILFADIVGFTTLSSRVSPIQLVSWLNHIFSTFDRLAEKYGLEKIKTIGDAYMVVGGLPVQRPDSAEAIAEMALEMLKAVQEFCIITGQDFQIRIGINTGPVVAGVIGLKKFIYDLWGDTVNVASRMESSGLPGKIQVTTETYHRLNHKFIFQKRGPITVKGKGPMITYWLLENPSNLPQ